Below is a window of Methanobrevibacter oralis DNA.
ATTCGCCAGGTTTTTCTAAAAGCATATCTGGTTTAACTGATACAAATGGAAATTTCCAAGATCCTAATCTTCCAGCTATTGTACTAGCTATATTTCTTGAATTTTTCTTAATAAATATTTCATCATCAGTACTTACACGAACTAATATGTTGTACGGTGCAGTTTCAGTTACTTCATCTGCAAGTAGAATATTTAGCTCAAAATTACCTGGTTTAGTGAATAAATCATTACGAACAGCAATTAACGGTTTCTTTTCAAGACTTAATCTATCTGCAACAGTAACAGATATATTTCCTGCATTTTTAACAGCTAATTTATAATCTTTAGGATGAACCAATACAAAAATTACATAAGGAGCAGCTATTTCAACATCATCAACCATATCTACAATTTTATTAAACATGGGGATTTTAGAAAAGATATTTTCAATAGTAGATTCAGCTCCACTTTCATTATCAATACGAATAATAGCTTGTTTAGCAATATTCAATGGAGAGATTTCTAAACCTTCTTTACCCTCGTAAATTTCCCATCTTTTGAATTTTAACTCTTTAATAATCTCATCACAGACATGTTGTAAAATATTCTTATCTTTTTTAGGTTTTTTCGGCCTTCCAAATGTAAGTCTATTTTCACTAATTGTAAATGGAATTCGCATTGAAGAAACATTTCTAAATTCAGCAGCATAATCCCTAAATTTATCATTAGATAAAATTTTGGCTTTTTCACGAGTAGCTATATCTAAAATAAAATGGTCTGCATCATTACCTGCTGGAACTTCTTCAACATTATCACTTTCTAATAATTTTTCAAATTTTACTTTATCATCAATATCATGACGGAGAGATGCATCTGCTATAATTACAAATTCGTCTCCACTTTCCTCTAATGCTTTAACAGCAGCCAAAATATTAGTTATTTGAGGCTCTGAATTTTCATTTTTAACATGATGAGCAACATTTGATGCATCGACGACTACCTTCACAATATCACCTTAAAATAAATTTAATTAAATAGTTATTAGTTTAATCATTTATATATTTAATATAATCAAATATTTAAATATAGTTTTTTTAAGCACTTTAAAAATAAATTAATTTAGTGAAATTTAAAAAAATAAAACTAAGGAAAATCATAATATTTATGGTGTTTTTTAGTGTAAATACTGTATTTACCTACTTAATATTAATTGTAGCTACTCCTTTTTTATTAGTAATGGCTTTGTATGTTTAACTTTAAAAGTTATTTTCTTCTTAGATAATGGTTTAGCTTTCGTATTACAAGTCTTGAACTAAATCTTATTATTTTTGTTTTTTTCTTAGAAACGTCTT
It encodes the following:
- a CDS encoding NYN domain-containing protein translates to MKVVVDASNVAHHVKNENSEPQITNILAAVKALEESGDEFVIIADASLRHDIDDKVKFEKLLESDNVEEVPAGNDADHFILDIATREKAKILSNDKFRDYAAEFRNVSSMRIPFTISENRLTFGRPKKPKKDKNILQHVCDEIIKELKFKRWEIYEGKEGLEISPLNIAKQAIIRIDNESGAESTIENIFSKIPMFNKIVDMVDDVEIAAPYVIFVLVHPKDYKLAVKNAGNISVTVADRLSLEKKPLIAVRNDLFTKPGNFELNILLADEVTETAPYNILVRVSTDDEIFIKKNSRNIASTIAGRLGSWKFPFVSVKPDMLLEKPGEFEIELEKGGQFDG